The proteins below are encoded in one region of Aspergillus nidulans FGSC A4 chromosome III:
- a CDS encoding RING finger protein (transcript_id=CADANIAT00006099), which yields MARVASVRTTLSASSTRSSKRTQGYSTRISAKSTRKKKTSANPASKVKNATETTSGYTTSRAAKRKSQKSEESTETTERRLRRFRHSPPVSYQQRLERAVTQRMFVVGQTVSGTDVVPELNFDIVGSTGNIYKTTVGKVPTCNCPDARKGNQCKHICYVLVKVLKAPSHLQYQLAFLSSELREIYENSPLRNVKDKAEDHDTDGKRKPVEGDCPICFMEFEPDKEDIVWCRAACGNNIHKACFQKWAASSNNQGVRCVYCRSPWQNQDADGKVDVTLEQLVAQGRVGEDGYINVASQMGLSGERDSSTYYQRWVHRRSYYSGWRDREDYVDYY from the exons ATGGCTCGAGTCGCTTCTGTTCGCACGACCCTTAGTGCTTCCTCTACGCGATCCTCAAAAAGAACGCAGGGATACTCAACCCGCATCTCTGCTAAGAGCACACGTAAAAAGAAGACATCCGCAAACCCCGCGAGCAAAGTGAAGAATGCCACTGAAACGACCAGTGGTTACACTACGAGTCGAGCtgcgaagaggaaaagccaaaAGAGCGAGGAATCTACAGAGACGACCGAACGTCGATTGAGGAGGTTTCGCCACTCCCCCCCGGTGAGCTACCAACAACGTCTGGAGCGTGCAGTCACCCAACG CATGTTCGTCGTTGGACAAACTGTATCTGGCACGGATGTGGTCCCCGAGCTGAACTTCGACATCGTCGGCTCAACTGGCAACATTTACAAGACGACCGTCGGGAAGGTGCCGACCTGCAACTGCCCGGATGCAAGGAAAGGCAACCAGTGCAAGCACATCTGCTATG TTTTAGTAAAAGTCCTGAAGGCTCCTTCGCATCTCCAGTACCAACTAGCTTTCCTATCATCT GAACTCCGCGAAATTTATGAAAACTCTCCCCTCCGAAACGTCAAAGACAAAGCGGAGGACCACGACACTGATGGGAAACGTAAGCCAGTCGAAGGCGACTGTCCCATCTGCTTCATGGAATTCGAGCCGGACAAGGAAGACATCGTCTGGTGCCGCGCAGCGTGTGGGAACAACATCCACAAAGCCTGCTTTCAGAAATGGGCCGCTTCGTCAAACAACCAGGGAGTCCGCTGCGTTTATTG TCGCTCACCGTGGCAAAACCAAGACGCCGACGGTAAAGTCGACGTTACCCTCGAACAACTCGTCGCTCAGGGTCGAGTCGGCGAAGACGGGTACATCAACGTGGCAAGTCAAATGGGCCTATCGGGTGAACGCG ACTCTTCAACATACTATCAGCGGTGGGTGCACCGGCGCTCGTATTATTCTGGCTGGCGTGACCGCGAGGACTACGTGGACTACTACTAG
- a CDS encoding protein metR (transcript_id=CADANIAT00006097) produces MAEYNGRRAPNFSQYLDDLNAIPSPYDVAMQQQQQQDGFNIDNDLSLFTNTEFFDFDLNLPPFEPVEENKHNVNQNSDMDFLDILGGEGFGNVNDYAPQMNSINNQSVPVQNAQFHAVPQSQVPGLPNVSAQVNQSVNSRATASPSQSSVAAPSPTNATSLAAPAPGPKRKHTQKTVPVSVEEAARIAADEDKRRRNTAASARFRVKKKMREQALEKTVKDTTEKNAALEARVTALELENQWLKNLITEKNGKSAEEGKKAENDISDMFKKFLAAQKTEGERSNGNSKIGVGTV; encoded by the exons ATGGCTGAATACAATGGCCGCCGTGCGCCCAACTTCTCGCAATATCTGGACGATTTGAATGCCATTCCTTCGCCCTACGATGTCgcgatgcagcagcagcaacagcaggatGGGTTCAATATCGATAACGACCTATCGCTGTTCACTAATACCGAGTTTTTCGACTTCGATCTGAACCTCCCGCCATTCGAACCCGTCGAGGAGAACAAGCACAACGTTAACCAAAACTCCGATATGGATTTCTTGGATATACTGGGTGGTG AAGGGTTTGGCAATGTCAACGACTATGCCCCTCAGATGAATTCGATAAACAACCAATCTGTACCCGTGCAGAATGCTCAGTTCCATGCCGTGCCGCAGTCGCAGGTTCCCGGGTTGCCTAACGTTAGCGCCCAAGTGAACCAGTCCGTCAATTCCCGGGCAACCGCCTCCCCTTCTCAGTCTTCTGTCGCTGCCCCGAGTCCCACGAACGCTACCTCCCTCgcagctcctgctccagGCCCTAAGCGCAAGCACACGCAGAAGACTGTCCCAGTTAGCGTGGAGGAGGCTGCACGAATTGCTGCTGATGAGGACAAGCGCCGCCGCAACACCGCCGCCAGCGCCCGCTTCCGAGTCAAAAAGAAGATGCGCGAGCAAGCTCTGGAAAAGACCGTCAAGGATACTACCGAAAAGAACGCCGCGCTGGAAGCCCGTGTCACCGCCCTCGAGCTCGAGAATCAATGGCTCAAGAACCTGATTACCGAGAAGAACGGCAAGTCcgcggaagaaggaaaaaaggCGGAGAACGACATCTCGGACATGTTCAAGAAGTTTCTTGCTGCACAGAAGACCGAGGGCGAGCGAAGTAACGGCAACTCCAAAATCGGCGTTGGTACCGTTTAG
- a CDS encoding CENP-N/CHL4 family protein (transcript_id=CADANIAT00006098) gives MPRPKSVRAPTTASLPSNLRIPSTTPSLVKQLGKLPRQSLLDLVFQWLDDRNVDNFPPFLEADEAKNPDDEGLRPYPAERTLNDVRNAYQELQFRKGGKREVIDRILDGDWRHGITLRQIAMIDLRYLDDHPASLRWTALELTRIGISSTEAEESNLADISACIPRVHASNFLNKLQEQISPLVKAHFYLARSTTHPLTFLRIFVTHSPYQNPRQAPDNLVDSSRVMYVAFPDSCPYVYTSLASTTGSKPTPGAAIATDPRSLQRIVRDAVPKALSLPHQRYVFKSTSLTAKNLQALLSLRGPGRSNKASGAFSIFADAVLEGSPLDPRPSNTVLPEEHQKQTACSQLGHGKENKFTDTNNDNDSDKKTEALSSQPQILSRRTRDPETDQRTSKKRKLTVQSRFGTSGTTLSSAPLDRLDARLLDPPSGTQDAVEERTDSAGPTLSLTFTGTDVISGIRKLAELGIVDAERMPSWMTGEEGVSMAVVRNGRVVNDDG, from the coding sequence ATGCCGCGTCCAAAGTCCGTCCGCGCGCCCACCACCGCCAGTCTCCCAAGCAACTTACGTATCCCTTCAACCACTCCTTCGCTGGTAAAGCAGCTAGGAAAACTGCCCCGCCAATCGCTGCTAGACCTCGTCTTCCAATGGCTTGACGACCGTAACGTCGATAATTTCCCTCCGTTCTTGGAAGCAGACGAGGCCAAAAACCCAGACGATGAAGGACTACGGCCGTACCCGGCTGAGCGCACCCTCAACGACGTCCGCAACGCCTACCAAGAGCTTCAATTTCGGAAAGGCGGAAAACGGGAAGTCATTGACCGCATACTGGATGGAGACTGGAGACACGGAATTACGCTGCGACAGATTGCAATGATCGATCTTCGATACCTGGATGACCACCCGGCAAGTTTGCGATGGACGGCGCTGGAGCTTACGCGCATCGGCATCTCAAGcacagaagctgaagagagcAATCTAGCCGACATCTCAGCGTGCATTCCGCGAGTTCATGCCTCAAATTTCCTCAATAAGCTTCAAGAACAGATTTCACCGCTAGTCAAAGCGCACTTCTACCTTGCCCGCTCTACAACACACCCGCTCACTTTCCTCCGCATCTTCGTCACGCACTCCCCGTACCAGAACCCACGCCAGGCTCCGGACAATCTTGTTGACTCATCGCGGGTCATGTACGTCGCGTTTCCAGACAGCTGCCCTTATGTCTATACCTCTCTCGCTTCTACAACGGGCTCAAAACCAACCCCTGGCGCCGCGATCGCAACGGACCCCCGAAGTCTCCAGCGCATCGTGCGCGATGCCGTTCCGAAAGCTCTATCGCTTCCCCACCAACGCTATGTTTTCAAATCCACATCTCTCACAGCAAAGAACCTTCAGGCTCTCCTTTCGCTCCGGGGACCGGGCCGTTCCAACAAAGCCAGTGGCGCTTTCAGCATCTTCGCTGACGCTGTATTGGAGGGAAGTCCGCTAGACCCACGTCCATCCAACACTGTATTACCAGAAGAACACCAAAAGCAAACAGCATGCTCCCAGCTCGGTCACGGGAAAGAAAACAAGTTCACAGACaccaacaacgacaacgacagcgacaAGAAAACTGAGGCACTAAGTTCTCAGCCTCAGATCCTTTCCCGCCGAACCCGAGATCCAGAAACAGACCAACGCACATCCAAGAAACGCAAACTCACTGTGCAATCCCGCTTCGGGACATCCGGGACCACTCTATCCTCTGCGCCTCTCGACCGTCTCGACGCccgccttcttgatccaCCAAGCGGTACCCAAGATGCGGTGGAGGAACGGACCGATTCTGCCGGCCCTACGCTGTCACTCACGTTCACCGGAACGGACGTCATATCGGGTATCCGCAAGCTAGCGGAACTTGGCATTGTGGACGCCGAGCGCATGCCATCTTGGATGacgggagaagaaggcgtcAGTATGGCTGTGGTGAGGAACGGACGGGTGGTCaatgatgatggatga